Proteins encoded by one window of Pseudomonas tructae:
- a CDS encoding phage portal protein, whose product MAFKWYNPRTWGFFGYTDPATGDYVEVDLEVGGKRTKAGVRVTAKTALSISMVWSCVKILSESLSGLPLKLYEDKKGGRELVTGNDRMLKLLRKPNPYMTMLNFLKFVVVNMALRGNAFALIERNVHGDPIGLVPLDWKTVSIDAEGDLIYLVTPSKGDPFPVSPEHMLHFKLFSLDGVVGLSPIEHQAETMGLAKAGQQWSARFMRKGGFTGGYVIYEQFLTQAQQAQVMAKFPDVRKADTDDIGKMAVLQGNPKIVPAGISQKDAQFIESQQFQEEALAGIYGVPLWLANRAGKTSIMGSNLEQQLTGYITFGLKPFIDAVEDEFNDKIYRSTSRFVEFAVEGLLRADSAGRAAYYKAALGGSGGSGWMFINEVRVKENLPPLEGDEYNRVTRWEMDKNGES is encoded by the coding sequence ATGGCATTCAAATGGTACAACCCCAGGACCTGGGGATTTTTCGGCTACACCGATCCAGCCACGGGCGACTACGTCGAAGTTGATCTTGAGGTCGGCGGCAAGCGTACGAAGGCGGGAGTTCGGGTCACAGCCAAAACCGCGCTATCCATTAGCATGGTTTGGTCCTGCGTCAAGATCCTTTCCGAGTCTCTCAGCGGCTTGCCGCTGAAGTTGTACGAGGACAAGAAGGGCGGGCGGGAGCTGGTTACCGGCAATGATCGGATGCTCAAGTTACTGCGCAAGCCGAACCCTTACATGACGATGCTGAACTTCCTCAAGTTCGTAGTCGTGAACATGGCGTTACGTGGCAATGCGTTCGCACTGATCGAGCGCAATGTCCACGGTGATCCGATCGGTCTTGTGCCGCTGGACTGGAAGACTGTCAGCATCGACGCCGAGGGTGATCTCATCTACTTGGTAACGCCCAGCAAGGGTGACCCATTCCCGGTATCTCCAGAGCACATGCTCCACTTCAAGCTGTTCAGTCTCGACGGCGTTGTCGGTTTGTCGCCCATCGAGCACCAGGCCGAGACCATGGGGCTGGCCAAGGCAGGGCAGCAGTGGTCGGCCCGCTTCATGCGCAAGGGTGGCTTCACTGGCGGGTACGTGATCTACGAACAGTTCCTGACCCAGGCCCAGCAGGCCCAGGTGATGGCGAAGTTCCCTGATGTGCGCAAGGCCGACACCGACGACATCGGCAAGATGGCCGTCCTGCAAGGCAACCCCAAGATCGTCCCGGCGGGTATCAGCCAGAAGGACGCCCAGTTCATCGAGTCTCAGCAGTTCCAGGAGGAGGCCCTGGCGGGCATCTACGGTGTGCCGCTTTGGCTGGCCAACCGCGCCGGTAAGACCTCGATCATGGGCTCGAACCTTGAGCAGCAGCTGACCGGGTACATCACCTTCGGCTTGAAGCCTTTCATCGATGCGGTGGAGGACGAATTCAACGACAAGATTTACCGATCCACCTCCCGCTTCGTCGAGTTTGCGGTAGAGGGCCTACTGCGCGCGGACAGCGCAGGGCGTGCTGCCTACTACAAGGCGGCGCTGGGCGGCTCGGGCGGCTCCGGCTGGATGTTCATCAACGAAGTCCGCGTAAAGGAAAACCTGCCTCCCCTGGAGGGCGACGAATACAACCGGGTAACCCGGTGGGAGATGGACAAAAATGGCGAATCTTGA
- a CDS encoding terminase large subunit, which produces MEWTTACPDWEQRIVARQSLIPFDPLFPTEAEEALEVFGALRMVDATGSPLMCETVRDWVNQFVAAIFGAYDPDEGRRLVSEFMLLISKKNGKSTIAAGIMLTALILNWRPSGEFIILAPTKEIADNSYIPIRDMVRADEELSALLKVQDHIRTVTHHQTNATLKVVAADSETVSGKKAIGVFIDELWVFGKRNNAEAMLREATGGLASRPEGFIIWATTQSDAPPAGVFRQKLMYARKVRDGEIVDKSFLPVLYEFPKALLDVGAHRDFSNAYITNPNLGLSVDEPFIERGYAQAQMDGEESFRGFLAKHLNVEIGLALLSDRWAGADYWEQQVSKSCRTLEDLIERCEVIDIGIDGGGLDDLLGFAAVGRERESRRWLVWTHAWAHPSVLERRKAEAPRIRDFAQDGHLTLVERIGDDVDQIADLVAEVEEAGLLDQVGLDPVGIGAILDALELKGIPREKIGGVKQGYTLGGAIKTAERKLAEGGLWHGGQPMMAWCCGNARVEPRGNAILITKQASGSAKIDPLMALFNAVTLMALNPEAQGGMADYLDNGFFGLIG; this is translated from the coding sequence ATGGAGTGGACAACTGCATGCCCCGACTGGGAGCAGCGCATCGTTGCGCGCCAGAGCCTGATTCCCTTCGACCCGCTGTTCCCGACCGAGGCTGAAGAAGCCCTGGAAGTGTTCGGCGCACTGCGGATGGTCGATGCCACTGGCAGCCCGCTGATGTGCGAGACGGTCCGCGATTGGGTCAACCAGTTCGTTGCGGCGATCTTCGGTGCCTATGACCCTGACGAAGGCCGGCGCCTGGTCAGCGAGTTCATGCTGTTGATCAGTAAAAAGAACGGTAAGTCGACCATCGCTGCGGGGATCATGCTCACAGCGCTGATCCTCAACTGGCGGCCATCGGGCGAATTCATCATCTTGGCGCCGACCAAGGAGATTGCCGACAACTCCTACATCCCGATCCGCGACATGGTTCGGGCCGACGAGGAGCTTTCGGCGCTCCTCAAGGTGCAGGATCACATCCGCACCGTGACCCATCACCAGACAAACGCCACCCTTAAGGTGGTAGCTGCCGACAGCGAGACAGTGTCTGGCAAGAAGGCCATTGGCGTTTTCATCGATGAGCTCTGGGTGTTCGGCAAGCGGAACAACGCCGAAGCGATGCTTCGTGAGGCTACCGGCGGGCTGGCTTCCCGCCCTGAAGGTTTCATCATCTGGGCAACGACTCAGTCCGATGCTCCACCTGCTGGGGTGTTCCGGCAGAAGTTGATGTATGCCCGCAAGGTTCGGGACGGTGAGATCGTCGATAAATCGTTCCTGCCGGTTCTGTATGAGTTTCCGAAGGCCTTGCTCGACGTGGGCGCCCATCGAGACTTCTCGAACGCCTACATCACCAACCCCAACCTGGGGCTGTCGGTCGACGAGCCGTTCATTGAGCGAGGCTATGCCCAGGCGCAGATGGATGGTGAAGAGTCGTTCCGAGGCTTTCTGGCAAAGCACCTCAACGTTGAAATCGGCTTGGCACTGCTTTCGGATCGCTGGGCCGGCGCCGACTACTGGGAGCAGCAGGTTTCGAAGAGTTGCCGAACGCTGGAGGATCTGATCGAGCGTTGCGAGGTGATCGACATCGGCATCGATGGCGGCGGCCTTGATGACTTGCTCGGCTTCGCCGCGGTGGGGCGTGAGCGAGAAAGTCGGCGCTGGCTGGTCTGGACTCACGCCTGGGCGCACCCCTCAGTGCTGGAGCGCCGCAAGGCTGAGGCTCCTCGTATACGAGACTTCGCCCAGGACGGACACCTGACCCTGGTTGAACGTATCGGCGATGACGTGGACCAGATTGCCGATCTTGTCGCTGAGGTGGAGGAGGCCGGCCTGCTCGACCAAGTTGGGCTCGACCCAGTAGGGATCGGCGCGATCCTTGATGCCTTGGAGCTCAAGGGTATCCCCCGCGAGAAAATTGGCGGCGTGAAGCAGGGTTACACCTTAGGAGGCGCAATCAAAACTGCCGAGCGGAAGCTTGCCGAGGGCGGGCTGTGGCACGGCGGCCAGCCCATGATGGCCTGGTGCTGTGGCAATGCCCGGGTCGAGCCGCGAGGCAACGCCATCCTCATCACCAAGCAGGCCAGCGGCTCAGCGAAGATTGACCCGCTGATGGCCCTGTTTAACGCCGTGACGCTCATGGCCCTCAACCCTGAAGCCCAGGGCGGCATGGCTGATTATCTGGATAACGGCTTCTTCGGACTAATAGGCTGA
- a CDS encoding HK97 family phage prohead protease encodes MANLEVPFELKSVDDVGNFEGYAAVFNNVDLGDDVILPGAFTQVKATRSGKLKLALYHDLTRLVGAADYTQDDHGLLVKGKVNLAVSYARDAYELMKAEILDSMSIGFNTIKADFEERAGRRVRVIKEAELWEASFVPFGMNPEAHVLTVKSDIRLFENALRERMGLSQKEAAAVASLGYPALRRDGGSEATAIVDELKDISNLFTHHFGVSP; translated from the coding sequence ATGGCGAATCTTGAAGTTCCGTTTGAGCTCAAGTCTGTTGATGACGTCGGCAACTTTGAAGGTTACGCCGCAGTGTTCAACAACGTCGACCTGGGCGACGACGTCATCCTGCCTGGGGCCTTCACCCAAGTGAAGGCGACCCGGAGTGGCAAGTTGAAGCTAGCGCTGTACCACGACCTCACCCGGCTGGTGGGTGCCGCCGATTACACCCAGGACGACCATGGGTTGCTGGTGAAGGGCAAGGTCAATCTGGCCGTCAGCTATGCCCGTGATGCCTACGAGCTGATGAAGGCCGAGATTCTCGACAGCATGTCGATTGGCTTCAACACCATCAAAGCTGACTTCGAAGAGCGGGCGGGTCGGCGCGTTCGAGTCATCAAGGAGGCCGAGCTCTGGGAGGCCTCATTCGTGCCTTTCGGCATGAACCCTGAGGCGCATGTCCTCACTGTGAAATCTGACATTCGACTTTTCGAGAATGCCCTGCGCGAACGCATGGGGCTTTCGCAGAAGGAAGCGGCAGCAGTCGCTTCGCTCGGCTACCCCGCGCTACGCCGTGACGGCGGAAGCGAGGCCACGGCGATCGTGGATGAGCTGAAAGACATTTCCAACCTGTTCACC